In Cryptomeria japonica chromosome 1, Sugi_1.0, whole genome shotgun sequence, the sequence AACTGAAGGGAAGGAGAGAGTGTCTTGAAGCAAAGCTACGTGAGAAAACAGTGAATAAAAGATTAGAGGTCACTAAGGTTGATGTGGAGGTTAAGGAAAGGGAATCTGTAATTATCATCAGTAGCATTAGAAAGCCGAAGCACTTTTGGAGGGTGATTCTGGAGGTTGAACATCACGGTCTAGATGTAAACATGTCACAGCTTTCTTCAAGCGACTTCTTTGTATACATCTACTTTCATGCCAGTTTCAGTGAGGTTATCAAGGAAGTCGACCCTGCTCAGCTACAGAATTCTCTGAAAACCAGACTGTTAGCTGTGTATTAGGGTTTCATAGCACATCGTTTCAGCCTATTCCAGGTTGTTAGATGAATATTAGGGTTATATTACCAAGGTTTCTGTTCAACACAGGTAATCGCTTGGGTGGTAGGAATAAGTCTTGTGAAGGCCCACATTGAAGtgatggatgaggaggagaccTCCACTAGAGCCAGTGTCACAAATAATTCAATGTCCTATGGCCAATAATGTTTGCAACAGTAGCTCATTGTTGGGTCATTGCTGAAAAAGAGCATCACGACATTATTATCGTACGTATGCATTCTCCTCGTTTAGTATACTTGCATATTTGATTTAAATAGTTATTTAAAAAGACAAGCTATTGCATTTACACATTCACTCAGATCTCTATTAGACTCTGCATCAGTAGAGATGCTGTAATACTTACAATGGATATATTGGTAGTTATTATGATCATAGTAAATCTTTGTGACAAAGCGATAGTTCATTTAGAGTAAAATATTTAATGATATAGTAAAAATGTATGGGCAAATAAGATCAATTTAGTCATTCAAAAATGATATATAACGAATATCGTATGGAAAGAGTTATGtcatattttttaagtttttatatctatcaaaattattttaaatttagtttCTATTATTCTAATGTAACAAATCTTAAATAGAATAAATTAAACCCTCTGGTGTCTTTCTTGTAGATAAGTAGTAATCAATGTAATAAttgaaaatattaaatataaatttagtgaatattatattatggatttgaagCAAACACAATggaaaaaattaatatataataaaaattaattatcaaatatcaagaGTAAAGCATTTAATGATagagaaaataatataaaatctATGGACAAACAAAATCAATCTAGTCattcaaaataactcaaaataaatTAAAACGTATAGTACGGTTCTTTTAGATAAATAGTAATCCATGAAATATTTGAATAGTGAACATGTAGTGAATATAATAATAAGGATTGAGAGAGAATACAATggaaaaaattaatatataatcatttttttcaaaaatgatagaaaactaatctaatatggaaAGAGCTACGTCATACTTTTTAAGATTTCATGTCCatcaaaattatttcaaattttatttctATTATGTCAATGTAATAAATGTTAATTAGAATAAATGAAAGTCTGTGGTGTCTTACTTCTAGATAAATAGTAATCCATGTAATAATTGAATATATTAGAGGTACATTTAGTGaaaataatattatgatttgaAGCAAACACAATGGAAAAaagttaatatatattaaaaattaaatattgcaTATCAAGAATAAAGCATTTAatgatatataaaataatataacatcTATGGACAAACAAAATCAATTTAATCAttcaaaatgattaaaaataaagTAAAACTTATAATACGTTTCTTTTGGATAGATAGTAATACATGGAAtatttgaatagattaaatgaaCATGTAGTGAATATAATAATAAAGATTGAAAGAGAATACAAtggaaaaaaataatatataatcagTTTTTTCAAAAATGATAGAAAACGAATCTAATATGGAAAGAGCTACGTcatactttttaatatttcatgtccatcaaaattattttaaatttagtttCTATTATGTCAATGTAATAAATGTTAAATAGAATAAATGAAAGTGTGTGGTATCTTTCTTCTAGATAAATAGCAATCCATGTAATAATTGAATATAATAAAGGTACATTTAGTGAATATAATATTATGGATTTGAAGCAAACACAATGGAAAaagttaatatataataaaaattaaatatcacATATCAAGAATAAAGCATTTAATGATagagaaaataatataaaatctatggaaaaacaaaatcaatttaatcattcaaaatggttcaaaataaattaaaacttatGGCATGTTAATTTTAGATAAATAGTAATCCATGAAATAATTGAATAGATTAAAAGAACATTTAGTGAATATAATGATAAGGATTGAAAGAGAATACAATGGAAAAAGATATTATATAATAACAATTGCATCAAGAATCTTTCCTCTtgataatgatttatttttctttatttacttTTCAAGTAAAACAAGCTAACCATGTGAAAGCTTTTTAAAAGTGATTGAAATTTTCACTTCAAGAttatgaggaattttatattgtgCTTATCTCTTTTTGTATGCTTGTTTTCATTGTTGACAACAATATAAATGAAATATTTGTTAATTTGAAGTATGTTAGTATATTGCTATAACTAAAACTAAATTTAGGATATTACAATAACCTTATTTTGACAAGCTTAGATGAGATAATCATTGATGGTAAGCGATAATAACCTCTAGTGATGAAGTATTGTTATTCCAACAATATAATTGTGACATAATGTGTAATTTCCCTTAAAATTGAAGTCTTTAATTAGAATGAGATATAGTTTGTTCTATACCTTTTTGTGGTATCTTATTTGATTTATTCATATAGGATTCTTTTGCATGTTGGAGCAATGCTCCCAAGCTAAGATCATAAACATAAACACCTCCACAATAGAGAGAAATAATAATTCACTAGGAAattgttgagatacatgtgtctgaACCTTGCAATTTTTAGTAAATAGTTCCAAATAtagttgggaggtttcccatgtgtcggtgccttggaaaaaggtatatgagttgtcaaaagatgccttgTCCATGGTATAATATtggagggccatttttagagattatatgacacatttcaagTTAGTTATGATGGTCAAAAATAGGGGATgagagtttggacgtgagtaactatttttaacctggttttcttatcttggaaaaacaaatgtcaagggtgggcaacacgtgtcatggaggtttggcccatggtattgtaaaaccacaaatggtttctaggttgtaaaattaatatataatgagggcttggggaggagtttgcatgatggagtttggtttgcaaggctaGGTGCTAGAACgatgctagtgaagtctcttcaagcttgagttgaggtgatgctcttgtaataacttgcattgcaagtgtattgtaatctcttgttgatttgttaatatactatgaaggttttagagtgtggggtttttcactcGTATGGGTTCTCACCACGATAATCACTGTGTTAagtgtttattgttttatttctactctatgtgcttcttgtgatctctatgatagttaagttgaaatttgcataatcatcctctcaagattagcgtatgAAGTGTTTctacacacctttgcttccttacaagtggtatcagagcctagccagttttggttctatttgttgggtacaaggttttttgagctaatcaaggtttgagtgggagcttgtgcagaataTTTCATTTATGTATTGCAGGATCATAAAGATGGCAAGCATATCAGGGAGGGTTGATGTAGAAAATttttctggcacaaactttgaaatgtggaagatgaagatggaagatctattgATTGATTTAGATATATGGGATGCAGTGGATGAGAATAAGTCGAGGCCCATAGATCCAAGTTTAACTGGACAATATGATGTAATAGATAGAAAATCTAAAGGTGTCATAAGATTGTGTCTTGTAGACTCAATTCtgattaatgtccatgaagaatctaatgcaaagaagctttggaagaagctaagtgatatctaccaagcaaaatcacttttgaataaaattttcttgaggaagaaattgtactccttgagaatggaagaaggtgggtGAATTTATGAGCATATGGaaagttttaatatgttggtgaTTCAATTGACCTCAATAGGGGTatcaatggatgaagaagaaaggtgccaAATCTTGTTATGTTTGTTGCCAAACTCATGGGATAGCCTTGTAATGGCTATAGGGAGCACTGCAGttatcttgaagatggaggatgttgttggttctctactttttgaggagatgagaaggaaggtctcTCTGAATGTCAAAGAGGCTTTGAGTGTttgaggaagaccaaaagaaagagctAAGAATGAAAAGTAGAATGGTtgttctaagtccaagaataaggagagatcaaaatctcctagtaAGTCCACGGCAATTTGCTAGAATTGTGGAAAGCCTAGATATTTCTGAAAGGactataaagaagaaaagaagaaaaagaagaagaaccaagattctgattctaagtccgagaaggaagatggagattaTTTTATTGCAGCCTTGGCCACTCGTATAGGTGACAATGCCTGATTGAtagacttaggtgcatcttttcacatgactcctattagaaactggtttagtaagtatgaaaaatTTAATGGTGGTAAGatgtatttgggtgataactccttTCTTGATATTGGTGGTTGTGGAAGTGTTCATGTTAAATTTTTTGATGGTAgaactagaagatttgatggtgtcttgcatatcccgagactagcaagaaatttgttagctgttagcaaactaatagatgcgggtgtgcatgtaCATTTTTTTGAAGAAGGtgtgaaaatggtgagaggtgctatggtgatAGCAAGAGGAAGAAGAATTGGTACATTATACTAGCTTGATGCATGCAGAGTTGAGTACAATAGCATTTCTGATGACTGTGATAAAGACTATGCTGTAAAAGGAGAGGGTGTCTCTTTTAgcagatggtcatggtttttgggtacccaagggtgctttGTCTACCGAATCAAAGTTGCCTATAGAGAAGACCATGTTGTGGCAACAAAGACTCGgtcacataggtgagaagggtctacgaactttaaaaaataagaaccttgttaatgGGTTGAATGATTCCAATcttaaatttgatttttgtgagcattgtatttatggaaaacaaaaccacattcagttttactctagttcttataagtcttcaagtgttttggatctaatctattcagatgtatttggtccagttgatgtttcttctattggtaaatcagtttattatatttctttcattgatgattttagtagaagaacatgggtttattttcttaagagtaaagctgaagtttttagtcatttcaaagaatttaaagcaatggttgaattgCAGACTGGAAAGAACATAAAATGTTTAAGGACACATAATGGCGGTGAATATTGCTCCAATGATTTTaacacattttgtaaagattgtggtattaagagacataagacaactctgtattctccacaatagaatgcaGTTGCCgaaagaatgaacatgaccttgatggagaaggctaggagtatgctaagtggtgctagtctagaGAAAAAAATTTGGGCTGAAGTTGTAGCCACTGCCTGGCTACCTAATAAATaagtctcctacattagctcttgttgataaaatgccaatggaagcatggtcgggcgacaagccttcacttagtcatctgagagtttttggttatgaggcatatgctcatgtaccAAAGGAGAATCGAACAAAATTCGATAACAAAGTTgttaaatgtatattcattggataTAGTTATAGTGTggaaggatacaagctttgggatcctattgcacaaaaggtattttattccaaaagtgttatttttagagaaactaagtcttCTTCTGTTATAGTGTAGCCAgaacaaaagaaagaaaagaaagatgtgattcaactgcctgctacacctgaaaaagttgaatcgaggcccttagAAATATAGGAAGTTGATGAGAGCTCTGTGAGTTCTaaatcatcagaggaagaagaggaaCTTGAACCTAAAATTGTTCGAAGGTCTACTAGATAAAgaaaaccacttgaaaggtatggatattctcctgatgattggagatgcatattttctttgaaagggaatattgatgaactgaaatctgtagaagaggctcttggtatgaatgattcagagtcctgcaaaattgccatggatgaagagatggtagctcttaagaagaatgacacatgggaccttgtaccattcCCTAAAGGATGAAAccatgttggttgcaaatgggtgttcaaagaGAAGATAGGTCCAAATGAAAgaattgacaagtacaaagcatgtttggttgcaaaaggttactcccaggttgagggagtagattatggtgagattttttctcctgtagccaaaatgacatccattcatTTCTTGTTTTCTATAGTAGCAACTTATGATCTAGagatcgagcaaatggatgtgaaaactgctttccttcatggacatttagaggaagaaatttatatgacaTGACTAGAGCACTATGtgataaaaggtaaaagtaatttgatcTCTAAGTTGAAGAAATTCTTGTATGGTTTAAAAttgagtcctaggatgtggtaccagaattttgatacatatgtattgagtttggggTTTTATGCGGTCTAAATCTGATCACTTTATATATTTCAAATCTAATGGTGATTGTTTCTTGGTTATTTCCTTGTATGTTGATGAGATGTTGTTTATtgggaaaggaaaaggtttgattgcagaattaaaatctcaactctcggcaaaatttgatatgaaagatcttggtgcaacaagaCACATTAtgggaatggagattgtaagagatagacaaaacaaaaaactttggctaggctagagtaagtatgttggtactattctgagaagatttaatatgcaagattctagaccattgagtgttcttgttacaatgggaacaaagctttctagttcatagtgtcctacatccccattggagatggaagagatgagtcgagtaccataCCAAAGTGTTGTTCgaattttgatgtatgctatggtttgtacaagaccagatattgcccaagcagtgggagtattGTCCTATTAcatgtctaatccaggaagagTTGGGATGCAAtaaaaagagtttttagatacttgCGGGGTACCTCAGAGTACTCTGTATGTTTTCATGGAATAGGAAATGAGCTTTCCTTAGATATTAGAGGctatgtggattcaaactgggctggtgatgttgatagaagaagatccactagtacatatgtgtttacattatttggtggtgcaatcagttggatgagcaagtgacaggttgtggttgctttgtccactacagaggcagagtatatggtagctactcatgcctaCAAGGAAGCCATTTGGCTCAAGAGATTGTGTTTAGATATAGAGTTTAAATAGGGTGTAGTGATAATAtatagtgacagtcagagtgcaatcgcCTAGCGAAGAACCCGacttttcatgccaggaccaaacacatgatgtacaatatcattttgtgagagatatggttgaggatgaCAGGGTGAAGCTAgagaaggtagaaactttggtgaatgttattgattcattaactaagcccgtgagcatagagaagttccaATGGTGTTCAGAGTGTATGGACCTCTTGGCCCTTGACTATTGAGTCCATGCTAATATGGATCTCCTGAATCTTGCAAGgtatttgacaagtgggagaatgttgagatacatgtgtctcaaccttgcaatttttagtAAATAGTTCCAAATATAGTTTGGAGGTTTCACATGTGTCGATGCCTTGGAAAAATGTATATGAGTTGTCAAAACatgccttgtccatagtataatataggagggccatttttagagtttatatgacacatttcatattagttatgagggtcaaaaataggggataagagtttgaaCGTGAGTAACTATTTTTATCCTgtttttcttatcttggaaaaacaaatgtcaagggtgggaaacacgtgtcatggaggttttgcccatggtattgtaaaaccacaaatggtttctagattgtaaaattattatataatgagggcttggggaggagtttgcatgatggagtttggtttgcaaggttgggtgctagaaggatgctagtgaagtctcttcgagcttgagttgaggtgatgctcttatGATAatttgcattgcaagtgtattgtaatctcttgttgatttgttaatatactatgcaggttTTAGAATGTGGAATTTTTCACCCGCATGGGTTTTCCCCAtgataatcactgtgttatgtgtttattgttttatttctactctttGCGCTTCTTGTGATCTCTAtgatagttaagttgaaatttgcataatcatcctctcaagattagtgtaggaagcatttccgcacacctttgcttccttacagaAATAGTATATTGAACTAAGATACATGGTACACATTCCTTTCTTCTAAAGCCAAAGGTAGTAGGTAGGATTAAACAAGATCTTGAATTGATTCAAATAATCTTATGTGAGACCCTTGATACAAAATTTAATGCACttaagaaaatattaaataatgaatTCTTTAATAAGCTTAAGCATGAGTAAATAAGAATATTCACAATTACTCCAATAGTACATTGCACCATCATCCTAGACTCGCATGTTCATCCTAGACAAAGAGCTCACGAAACTACCTAGAAAGTCAATTGTCATTGTAAGAAATACACCCAACTCTAAATACTCAATCCTACAGAATAGATAGCTGATCACACAAGCAAATAAAGGCGTTGCCCAAAAAATGAAGGCCTCTTGAACCTGCTAGTTGCTCGATAAACAAACATTAGTCCAAGTGATAACAACAAGCCAATTAAGCAATggaagcatacaaaatgaaagaccTTCAACAGTTAAAGATACAGGCCAAAGAGAAGCAGCACaaatgaaaaattggaaaaaaaaaaagtttgtaaTTAAGAAGGGGATTGTAAagacaaaaattaaaattgaagatGATGAGATTTAAGAGGACAATATGCCTCTTAGTCAAAGGAAGAGAACTCTAGTTTCTCTGGAAGAGACCCCATCCAAGAAGAGAAATAAAGTGAAGACCaagggaaagaagaagaagacaagaaccCCTTTGGTTGACATAGGCAGTCTTGTAAATATTATCTATGTACATGATCCTTTGGATGTAACTGTAGGGTTAAAAAATGATGCTCCTCTAGTTGATAAGGAAAAAATAGAAAATTCTCTTATTAAATATCTGATCACTTTTGATAAGACTGTTAATGATATTGTTAATAGGTTACCTAAGTATTTATTAGAAGTCATGACAACAAGAAGGAAGGATACGGTGATAAAAGGTTCCAATATGAGGACATAGGAACTAGACATTGTAAGAAACACTTTATTCGAGGACACTTTACTCAAGGAGGACAGAAGCAAGATTTTGCAAGGTCTTCATACAAAATTTAGAACAAAACAAAGAGTAAACATCATAATGGGAACATATTCAAATGACTATCAGGGGATGGTCAAGAAGATTTAAGATGTAACAATTGAGGATACAGAAGAGCTGTTGAGGACTTTGTCTTCTTCTTCaaataagaaaaacacaagaaTTGGTCCCAAAGGGAGTGCTCATGGTGAAAGAAGTAGTGGATTTGATCTGGTAAAAAAAATGGAGGAGCAAATAAGGGAATATGTAGGTCTAAGAACTAGTTTGGATGACTAGATGGATATATATAAGAATGTAGAGAATGTTTTAGAAGTACTTCTAGAGAAGAAAGAATAGAAAGAGGAGATAGAGGTGAAGGAGATTATATAAGAGAAGGAGAAGAtaaaggagaaggagaagatagaagagaatAATGGGAAAGAGAAGAGTTCAGAGAAGGAGAATAGAATAGAGGAAGAGAGAAGAAGTATGTCTAGTGGAGAGTCTTCTAGACCATTTGGAGATTTTATATTAGAATTGTTGCAGTTACAGATGAAGTTTGTATTAGTGCCTACTACTGAGGTACTCCAAGTAGCTATGCCCCAAGGTTAAATGTACCATAATTGTTTGTCACTCATACATATGTTACATATGGGTGAGGATTTTCATCACACGACACAAAAGAAGTTTATCATGTTATAGGAGTAATGTGTAGAACTGATTAATGATATAGTGTAGTTTCTTCATGTGAAACATATGGAGATTATGATAGATGAGTCTCTAAGTGATGTGGAAACGTTACATGtgtttcttaatggtttaaaagatcATACTTGTAACTTAGAAGCAAGAATTTTGAAAGATGTCAagaagagagaagaggagaagagggtAAATGAGTTAGTGGATAGGTGTGTAGAAGCACATGTCCAAGTGAAGGATAGCATAAGtatgtttgaaaaggctatggaTGATGTAGTTTTCATTTATCAGTTTGTTTATCGGTGGCTAGTGTCCACTAAGGAGAATAAAAGTCAAATGGACATTGTGGAAGCAATTGAAATGTTACATGTATTTCCTAATGGTTTAAAAGATCATACTTGTAACTTAGAAGCAAGAATTTTGAAAGATGTCGagaagagagaagaggagaagagggtAAATGAGTTAGTGGATAGGTGTGTAGAAGCACATGTCCAAGTGAAGGATAGCATAAGTGTGTTTGAAAAGGCTATGGATGATGTAGTTTTTATTTATCAATTTGTTTATCGGTGGCTAGTGTCCACTAAGGAGACTAAAAGTCAAATTGACATTGTGGAAGCATAGATTGTATAACATTCTAATTTAGTAGGTTTGAGGAAGGATGCAAAAAGAAATGATAGAGCTTAGTTGGAGAATTCATACTTAAAGTTGACTCTACTAAATAATCAGGAGATCAAGAGACAATTTCATTTTTTGAAAGATGTGGTTGATCTAAAGCTCACTAATATGACAAAGTTGTTTGAAGACTCTTAGAAACTAGAGAGGTCAATAAAGGTTTCAGTTGGTTGCAAAGAGGCAGAAGATCTTCTATTAAGGATTGAAAGTCAATGTACATTATTGGCCTTTGAAAGAGAAGAATGGAAGACTACTTGGACACAACTTAAAGTTGATTCataaatgttggtattatggatgaatttgtcatgttttacattggttttatcattaatgtcaaagggggagtagtagtatggagaaaaatgcataGAAGATATGATTTGCTCAGGGGATGCACTCctatttttggatcaattttggacttcatttttggaatcaatttttgGATtcttctcatgagtattgccatcaatgccaaagggggagattgttggaattatacactcagatgagaatagttgatgttgtcattaatggcaaccaactggtaacatggttcatagctTACACTGGCAATaaacatcatctactggcaccaataggcacaacaagattattctcactGGTACCTAGTCTACACTAATGGAAGATcttaccggcaccctagccgacatggaaattatattgttttgtattgtaattatattgtatagctaacatgatgtattctaaagactcatatatgtatgagatcttataggtcattttgtgagaGTGAAATAGTATGTATGGTATGTAAGTGAAggaaggatatgtaattaggtaatgaatatgagagaaaatatctgtatatgcattttgatgagcaaataagagaagagaagagaaaagaaaggtttatggcagaggtatttgatagagcttaaactggtactcaatccaacattgcagatgctattttgagcactacattgtcattggatttaattatccaattttgtagtcagtgtggctcctttttgtgattgagcagtgagatctaggttgttggccttcttgtatgtacagacccctattgtatcagtaatatttattcatattggtcagtgagtaaatattgtgggtcacaaatcccaccaaattTTTTCCCCTAtcgagtttcctcaccaaaaatatttgtgttatggtgtgcattgatggttataatgTTATTTCCCTttattgctttgttgcttgtttactggtacattaatttgggttgtaaagttgcaaacaagtttaaatatttcatttaccagttagacactgattcaccccccccccctctcagtgtctttgagactaatcaagtatctaacaataaaAGTGTCAGTCCTCTAGCCCTACAAGGTGCTTTAGATCCTAACAGTAAGATAATTTTTCTCTTGTATATATGTGGACGAGTAGATGGTTATTGGAGCACACTTTTTccttttagttgcatttcatttttgaGGAGTTTCTGTAGATAGGGAGAGTAATATCGAATTTTTTGTAGATTGGGTTTGTGTTGTGTTGAAGAGAAatcctttatccttgatgtcaaaggtggagagaaTTCATTATGAAAAGATAAGATAAGTAATATGTGTTCAAAATATGAGTTTGTATGGTTGTCATGTTGATATCAAACTTGGTTGTCTAGATGGAGTCCTGTTTAAATACGATCCTATATTGTTCCAGGTTTCTTTGTCTTatgtttggtgttggttgtggaaaATTCAATATacaggaaagagtttttaatgtatgtaggaaataatatttaatgtcTCATTTATAGAATGATTTGCATGCCTTTGAATGGTGAATATTATGTTGCATCGACTAGTTTTCTAATTTGTGGATTGTAAAAGCTAGTTGTTAATGTTCTCTAGCTGTATACATGTCTATGAAATTGATCCAAATAGTCTTTCCTACATCTGGATATGTTAAATTTTATGTTAAAATTTAGTGGACATGATTATATTTTTGTTGTAATATTTCTAGTGTCTTTTTCTCTATTAGTGTTTCTCTTTTGCAAGTGAGTTATGTTGATTTGTGTTTGGTATTTTCAATTGTGTTATTGTTCAATGTGTCTAGatggattatcttgtttggatcaaGTGTTGTtgtatggagcctaattagactcagaggttaaattttctctacttctatcatCATAGTTTCCCCCTAAATTATTTAATGGGGGTTTGGGGACAACCCCCctaaggtggggtcaaggggcagtgccccttgtgGGGTCCAAGGGAAGTGCCCCGCAAGCCCCCAAAtgacttattatttaataaagacATTAggagttatttttctattggt encodes:
- the LOC131060296 gene encoding transcription factor bHLH130, with the translated sequence MSGNPKSDEALARMNYITKRMKSIDALGALKHIIESTHRERATVAERLRRNRMKHFCGKLESLIPTTLPRTDRSGLLENAGTYIKELQDQLSQLKGRRECLEAKLREKTVNKRLEVTKVDVEVKERESVIIISSIRKPKHFWRVILEVEHHGLDVNMSQLSSSDFFVYIYFHASFSEVIKEVDPAQLQNSLKTRLLAVY